The following are encoded together in the Capsulimonas corticalis genome:
- a CDS encoding AAA family ATPase, which yields MTPVELTEYLQSLISHRILISAMLWGPPGVGKSSIVAQTARRNGLDFVDVRLSQLAPTDLRGLPVPENGVSRWYPPEFLPTGGTGILFLDELNMAPPALQGIAQQLILDRQVGSYRVPEGWYVWAAGNRKEDRAAVFDMPAPLANRFLHLEITPDLTSFKAYALREGVQEQIIAFLSFRPALLYALSPNQPAWPSPRSWVMASRLLAAGLDIAPTVGAGAASEFAAYRALYAALPDLEPILEGRAGGVSFPAEPSVRYAATIGLTVRADEPEKALNVFRWMADQAPPEWVQLFAADMLRLMRERGQMGMLAPLILKEPRLQQFLRDYQELLRQ from the coding sequence ATGACCCCGGTGGAACTGACCGAATATTTACAAAGCCTCATCTCCCACCGAATTCTGATCAGCGCCATGCTCTGGGGACCGCCCGGCGTGGGAAAAAGCAGCATTGTCGCCCAGACGGCGCGGCGCAACGGACTGGACTTCGTCGATGTGCGCCTGTCGCAGCTCGCGCCGACCGACCTGCGCGGGCTGCCCGTGCCCGAAAACGGCGTATCGCGCTGGTATCCGCCGGAGTTCCTGCCCACCGGCGGAACCGGTATTTTGTTCCTGGACGAACTGAATATGGCGCCGCCGGCCCTCCAAGGCATCGCGCAGCAGTTAATTCTTGACCGCCAGGTCGGCTCCTACCGAGTGCCCGAAGGCTGGTACGTGTGGGCGGCCGGCAACCGCAAAGAAGATCGGGCGGCGGTCTTCGACATGCCGGCGCCGCTGGCGAACCGCTTTCTGCACCTGGAGATCACGCCGGATCTGACAAGTTTTAAAGCGTATGCCCTGCGCGAGGGAGTCCAAGAGCAGATCATCGCGTTTCTTTCGTTCCGCCCCGCTCTGCTGTACGCATTGTCCCCCAACCAGCCGGCTTGGCCCTCGCCCCGATCGTGGGTGATGGCGAGCCGCCTGCTCGCGGCAGGTTTGGACATCGCGCCGACGGTCGGGGCCGGCGCGGCGTCCGAATTCGCCGCCTATCGGGCGCTGTACGCGGCCCTTCCCGACCTGGAGCCGATTCTGGAGGGACGCGCCGGGGGCGTTTCCTTCCCGGCGGAGCCATCGGTTCGGTACGCAGCGACCATTGGCCTCACTGTCCGCGCCGACGAGCCAGAGAAGGCGCTGAACGTCTTCCGCTGGATGGCCGACCAGGCGCCGCCGGAGTGGGTTCAGCTCTTCGCCGCCGACATGCTGCGACTGATGCGGGAGCGAGGGCAGATGGGCATGCTGGCGCCCTTGATCCTTAAGGAGCCACGCTTGCAGCAATTTCTGCGCGACTACCAGGAGCTGCTGCGGCAGTAA
- a CDS encoding vWA domain-containing protein, translating to MPFEPDLERRLSASLLRLRAQAPFFATLALFARILPTNTCRTAATDGRDIFFYPEFLRGLPPAATDGVLLHEVLHAALLHIPRRGGREPLLWNIAADIVVNGIIDALPDFALPSDAVRDRQLEKFSVEEVYDLLMRDGATQYAQGMPDLLEDGPVPGGAALEAYWRLAREQASILAQSAAQGTVPAGLARELGALGPASLDWRSTLWRYLARTPTDFEGFDRRFLGRGLYLETLEAETLKAHIAIDTSGSVSNAQMDQFAAEVSGILSAYPHIQSDLFYADAALHGPYPLSADTPMPPPIGGGGTDFRPFFAAVSQNSSPFADAVCVYLTDGMGVFPSPPPTLPVLWVVTPGGIALSAFPFGEAVRLLSS from the coding sequence ATGCCCTTTGAACCAGATCTGGAGCGGCGTCTAAGCGCATCCTTGCTGCGCCTGCGCGCCCAGGCTCCGTTCTTCGCCACCCTGGCGTTGTTCGCACGGATCCTGCCGACGAACACTTGCCGAACGGCGGCAACGGATGGCCGCGATATCTTCTTTTATCCCGAGTTCCTGCGCGGCCTGCCGCCCGCCGCGACGGATGGAGTGCTGCTGCACGAAGTCCTGCATGCCGCCTTGCTCCATATTCCGCGCCGGGGCGGCCGGGAGCCGCTGCTATGGAACATCGCGGCCGACATTGTGGTGAACGGGATCATCGACGCGCTGCCCGATTTCGCTCTGCCGTCCGACGCAGTCCGCGATCGGCAATTGGAGAAGTTTAGCGTGGAGGAAGTGTACGATTTGCTGATGCGCGATGGCGCAACGCAATACGCGCAGGGGATGCCGGACCTGCTGGAAGACGGCCCCGTTCCGGGAGGCGCCGCGCTGGAAGCGTACTGGCGGCTGGCGCGTGAACAAGCCAGCATACTGGCCCAATCCGCCGCTCAAGGAACCGTTCCGGCGGGGCTGGCGCGTGAACTGGGCGCGCTGGGGCCGGCCTCGCTGGACTGGCGATCGACCCTCTGGCGTTACCTCGCCCGGACGCCCACGGACTTCGAAGGCTTCGACCGCCGCTTCCTGGGCCGTGGCCTGTATTTGGAGACATTGGAGGCGGAGACGCTCAAAGCCCACATCGCCATCGATACGAGCGGATCGGTCTCGAACGCCCAGATGGATCAGTTCGCCGCCGAGGTGAGCGGCATTTTGAGCGCCTATCCGCACATCCAGAGCGACCTCTTCTACGCCGACGCCGCCCTGCATGGCCCCTACCCGCTGTCCGCCGATACCCCGATGCCTCCGCCGATCGGCGGAGGCGGCACCGACTTCCGCCCCTTCTTCGCCGCCGTTTCCCAGAACTCATCCCCATTCGCCGACGCCGTCTGCGTATACCTCACCGACGGCATGGGCGTCTTCCCGAGCCCCCCGCCGACTCTGCCAGTTCTGTGGGTCGTGACGCCAGGCGGCATCGCCCTCTCGGCGTTCCCGTTCGGCGAAGCCGTTCGCCTGCTGTCGTCTTAA
- a CDS encoding YfbM family protein, with protein MSMMYHLVQIDEDALETLLQQPKQIRSIIDKGGPSTTTLDKAWQGLHFLLTGTAWEGNLPSAYLLEGGAPVGKVNVGFGPARAMRPSDVRAFDNHLLMVSPETLAERLDLAKMVALDIYPFHAQDSHEDTLRYLQSYFEDLRKCVHDAAANGRGLITYIA; from the coding sequence ATGAGTATGATGTACCATCTCGTCCAAATCGACGAGGACGCATTGGAGACGCTGCTCCAGCAGCCGAAGCAGATCCGCTCCATTATCGACAAGGGCGGTCCGTCGACAACGACGCTGGACAAAGCATGGCAGGGATTGCACTTTCTGCTGACAGGGACCGCTTGGGAGGGTAATCTGCCAAGCGCTTATTTGTTGGAGGGAGGGGCGCCTGTCGGTAAGGTCAATGTTGGATTCGGGCCAGCCCGCGCGATGCGTCCCTCGGACGTGCGCGCGTTCGACAATCATCTTTTGATGGTCTCCCCGGAGACATTGGCGGAGCGACTGGATCTGGCCAAGATGGTGGCCCTCGATATCTATCCGTTTCACGCGCAGGACTCGCACGAGGACACCCTGCGATACCTGCAAAGCTACTTCGAAGACCTTCGCAAATGCGTTCATGACGCAGCCGCCAACGGACGCGGGCTAATCACGTATATCGCTTGA
- a CDS encoding ATP-grasp domain-containing protein: MMIVLSEASSYLEPTPSSRELQAATEAAKLTGCRVYYIPQGFEGLESPSDAFAHIPVQEGETPGVWNGYIPTPEHYDAVYRLALEKRIRLLNTPEEHLRAQEFDRAYERLAGLTPKSIIVTDPDQCDDAIKTLGLPVFVKGAVQSRKARGWKACVAETADEVRLLTSQYLSLEGRTRGRVVLRKLVSIRHVNKTAQGFPIGREYRVFLYRSEILGYGYYWEGDDPLSALSVEENKAVLALAVQAARRLDTPYVAIDIGQLEDGQWIVIESGDAQFSSVSRIPLLPLWHQISQVE, encoded by the coding sequence ATGATGATCGTACTCAGTGAAGCCTCCAGCTATCTGGAGCCGACGCCCAGTTCTCGTGAGCTCCAGGCCGCGACGGAGGCGGCAAAACTAACGGGATGCCGGGTTTACTATATCCCGCAGGGTTTCGAGGGATTGGAAAGTCCTTCGGATGCGTTCGCGCACATTCCCGTACAGGAGGGGGAGACGCCGGGCGTTTGGAACGGGTATATCCCGACGCCGGAGCATTACGACGCCGTTTACCGATTGGCGCTGGAGAAACGGATCCGTCTGCTGAACACCCCGGAGGAGCATCTGCGCGCGCAGGAGTTCGACCGGGCTTACGAGCGGCTCGCGGGATTGACGCCGAAGTCGATCATCGTGACCGATCCCGATCAGTGCGATGACGCTATCAAGACGCTGGGATTGCCGGTGTTCGTCAAGGGAGCGGTACAGTCGCGCAAAGCGCGCGGCTGGAAGGCGTGCGTGGCGGAGACCGCCGACGAAGTGCGGCTGCTGACATCGCAATACCTCAGTTTGGAAGGCCGAACGCGCGGCCGTGTCGTCCTTCGAAAGCTAGTCTCCATTCGTCATGTCAACAAGACAGCGCAGGGGTTTCCCATCGGCCGCGAGTATCGTGTCTTTCTCTATCGCTCTGAGATCCTTGGGTACGGATACTACTGGGAAGGCGATGATCCGCTGAGCGCGCTGAGTGTGGAAGAGAACAAAGCGGTGTTAGCGCTGGCCGTGCAAGCCGCCCGTCGACTGGACACGCCATATGTCGCCATCGATATCGGACAACTCGAAGACGGCCAATGGATCGTCATCGAAAGCGGCGACGCCCAATTCTCCAGCGTCAGCCGCATTCCGTTACTGCCGCTTTGGCATCAGATCAGTCAAGTGGAATAA
- a CDS encoding prohibitin family protein, whose translation MFLVVLGVILLIVAAVAPAQLAEGAAHARSQVRKICGVLGVLLLIGGVLASSYISVPAGYRGVLLQFGAVNGVLDEGAHFVLPFAQTVDLMEVRTQKTEAEAAASSKDLQVVKTDVAINFHVNPVTLGKLYRDVGPDYADRIISPAVQETLKAVTARYTAEELIRRREQVKTEVDDTLAARLLAYNIIVEPNGVSLKNFDFSQEFNNAIEQKQVAQQNSEKQKYILAQADLEAQTAVTTAKGEAEANRIKAQALNTQGGQKVLAREWITKWDGHLPQVQTGAGGGTIIDLKSLLSDTPTKGQ comes from the coding sequence ATGTTTCTCGTCGTGCTAGGCGTAATCCTTCTCATCGTCGCGGCCGTCGCGCCCGCCCAGCTGGCTGAGGGCGCCGCGCACGCGCGATCGCAAGTCCGAAAAATCTGCGGCGTCCTTGGCGTCCTGCTGCTGATTGGCGGCGTTCTGGCGTCCAGCTACATCTCGGTCCCCGCCGGATATCGCGGCGTGCTGCTGCAATTCGGCGCCGTCAACGGCGTGCTGGACGAGGGCGCGCACTTCGTTCTGCCGTTCGCGCAAACCGTGGACCTAATGGAAGTTCGCACCCAGAAGACCGAGGCGGAAGCGGCGGCGTCCAGCAAGGACTTGCAGGTCGTCAAAACGGACGTCGCGATCAACTTCCACGTCAACCCCGTGACCCTCGGTAAGCTCTACCGAGATGTCGGCCCGGATTACGCGGACCGCATCATCAGCCCCGCCGTGCAGGAAACCCTGAAAGCCGTCACGGCGCGCTACACCGCCGAGGAACTGATCCGCCGGCGCGAGCAAGTAAAAACCGAAGTCGACGACACGCTCGCCGCCCGCCTGCTCGCCTATAATATTATCGTTGAGCCCAACGGCGTCAGTCTGAAGAACTTCGACTTCTCCCAGGAATTCAACAATGCGATCGAGCAGAAGCAAGTCGCCCAGCAGAACTCCGAAAAGCAGAAGTACATCCTGGCGCAAGCCGATCTCGAAGCCCAGACCGCCGTCACCACCGCCAAGGGCGAGGCCGAAGCCAACCGGATCAAAGCCCAGGCGCTGAATACGCAGGGCGGCCAAAAAGTCCTGGCGCGCGAATGGATCACCAAATGGGACGGCCACCTGCCGCAAGTGCAGACCGGCGCGGGTGGGGGAACGATCATCGACCTCAAGAGCCTGCTGTCGGACACGCCGACGAAGGGGCAGTAG
- a CDS encoding transglutaminase-like domain-containing protein, with the protein MMARYFSLLLAAGIVCLSAPLAFAGGELPPVWHLEKDGPGVRMTAHLERRVVTDGEPVDTLFATPTPPTLPWQDHIVARMSVDGRPAGDQVTEGSAHKRKVTVAEFNQTKAVTVATDITAMVYRFRVVAGPPKAAVPDLSRAERAHSLASIGNLDYQTPKFQAYIARHDLTWRRHAGESLDDFIQRAARQVKNDFTYFDGDQDRHVSALAASCRGDCGAINGVFAAVMRQNGVPAQLWAGFRRLPTMPDAWQPHVIASVFVPKSGWLPVDLVSGDQVVFAMSGENNAVFVTHIDDGFVLNPKGWSTLCPDWMQPTAFYYRGGKIVSGLDCAAEIKFSKAYNP; encoded by the coding sequence ATGATGGCGCGTTACTTCTCTTTGCTTCTGGCTGCGGGGATCGTCTGTCTGAGCGCTCCTCTGGCGTTCGCCGGCGGCGAGCTGCCGCCAGTCTGGCATCTGGAAAAGGATGGGCCCGGCGTGCGGATGACGGCGCATCTGGAGCGGCGAGTCGTGACGGATGGGGAGCCGGTCGATACTCTATTCGCGACGCCGACGCCGCCCACGCTTCCCTGGCAGGACCATATCGTCGCACGCATGTCCGTCGATGGTCGTCCTGCGGGAGACCAGGTGACGGAGGGAAGCGCGCACAAGCGCAAAGTCACCGTCGCCGAGTTCAATCAAACGAAGGCGGTGACGGTGGCGACGGACATTACGGCGATGGTCTACCGTTTCCGAGTCGTCGCCGGGCCGCCAAAGGCCGCCGTTCCGGATCTCTCCCGAGCAGAACGCGCGCACAGCCTCGCGTCCATCGGTAACCTGGATTATCAAACGCCGAAGTTTCAGGCGTACATCGCCAGGCATGATCTGACCTGGCGGCGTCACGCTGGGGAAAGCCTTGATGACTTTATCCAGCGGGCGGCGCGGCAAGTTAAGAACGACTTCACCTATTTCGACGGCGACCAGGACCGCCATGTTTCGGCGCTGGCGGCCTCATGCAGGGGCGACTGCGGCGCCATCAACGGGGTGTTCGCCGCCGTGATGCGGCAAAACGGCGTTCCGGCGCAGCTCTGGGCGGGTTTTCGACGGCTTCCGACAATGCCGGACGCGTGGCAGCCGCACGTGATCGCGAGCGTCTTCGTCCCGAAGTCGGGATGGCTTCCAGTGGATTTGGTCAGCGGAGATCAAGTGGTGTTTGCAATGTCCGGAGAGAACAACGCGGTCTTTGTCACGCACATCGACGATGGGTTCGTGCTCAACCCGAAGGGCTGGAGCACGCTGTGTCCCGACTGGATGCAGCCTACCGCATTTTACTATCGCGGCGGCAAAATCGTCTCCGGTCTGGACTGCGCCGCCGAGATCAAATTCTCGAAGGCGTACAATCCGTAA
- a CDS encoding SGNH/GDSL hydrolase family protein, producing MSTHSQRNRNALFALAFAALSSLLWSLRTPSGDSALAAPRIDSGAENSQPFLIQKVAPSDIRYVAVGDSYTCGTGATPRQSWPALLTRHLRAHGIPIGLAANLGVAGWTTRQALEVETPVFRKQSPTFATLMIGVNDTYRATTAEEFRIQLAALIDQMQSALPDKSKILLVTIPDFTVTRSGAEYARQSEAASKIIAFNAIIQDEAARRGLPVVDVYPLSQQMANAPDLTASDGLHPSAKEYALWERLILPAASKMLRDKAH from the coding sequence ATGTCCACCCATTCCCAGCGCAATCGAAACGCTCTTTTTGCGCTTGCCTTCGCTGCCTTGTCGTCACTCCTGTGGTCGCTGCGCACTCCGTCAGGAGATTCTGCTCTGGCGGCGCCGCGCATCGATAGCGGCGCGGAGAATTCGCAGCCGTTTCTCATTCAAAAGGTCGCGCCCTCGGACATACGCTACGTCGCGGTGGGAGACAGTTACACGTGTGGGACGGGGGCGACGCCTCGCCAATCTTGGCCTGCATTGCTGACCCGCCACTTGCGCGCCCACGGGATCCCGATCGGTCTCGCCGCGAACCTGGGCGTCGCGGGCTGGACGACACGGCAGGCGCTGGAAGTGGAGACGCCGGTCTTTCGGAAGCAGTCGCCTACGTTTGCGACGCTGATGATCGGCGTCAACGATACTTACCGGGCCACAACCGCAGAGGAGTTTCGGATCCAACTGGCCGCGCTGATCGACCAAATGCAAAGCGCGCTTCCGGACAAGTCGAAGATTTTGCTGGTCACCATCCCGGACTTCACCGTCACGCGCAGCGGCGCCGAATACGCGCGGCAAAGCGAAGCGGCGTCAAAAATCATCGCGTTCAACGCGATCATTCAGGACGAGGCCGCCCGGCGCGGCTTGCCGGTTGTCGACGTTTACCCGCTGTCTCAGCAGATGGCGAATGCGCCGGACCTGACGGCGAGCGACGGCCTGCACCCGTCCGCCAAAGAGTACGCGCTTTGGGAGCGTCTAATCCTTCCCGCCGCCAGCAAAATGCTGCGAGATAAGGCGCATTAG
- a CDS encoding dienelactone hydrolase family protein, translated as MTITEELATLDTPFGPMQTQVFRPAAPGRYPGILFYSEIFQITGPIRRAAAQLAGHGYVVAVPEIYHELEPAGTVLSYDEAGAERGNAHKTTKELASYDADARAALDFLSAHPSCTGKLGTMGICIGGHLAFRAATNSDVLAAACFYATDIHKRSLAKGMNDNTIDRIPEIQGELLMIWGLQDPHIPREGRATVYKAIADSGARFTWHEFNGAHAFLRDEGPRYDPALARVTFGLALELFGRKLGEGDVRVD; from the coding sequence ATGACCATTACTGAAGAACTCGCGACGCTGGACACGCCGTTCGGACCGATGCAAACTCAGGTCTTTCGGCCGGCGGCGCCGGGCCGCTATCCCGGTATCCTCTTCTACTCGGAGATCTTCCAGATCACCGGCCCGATCCGCCGCGCCGCCGCCCAGCTTGCGGGCCACGGCTATGTGGTCGCCGTTCCGGAGATCTATCACGAGCTGGAGCCTGCCGGAACCGTGCTTTCCTACGACGAAGCCGGCGCCGAGCGCGGCAACGCGCACAAGACGACCAAGGAACTGGCAAGCTACGACGCCGACGCCCGCGCGGCGCTCGACTTCCTATCCGCGCATCCGAGCTGCACCGGCAAGCTGGGAACGATGGGCATCTGCATCGGCGGGCACCTTGCCTTCCGCGCCGCGACTAACTCGGACGTCCTCGCCGCCGCCTGCTTCTACGCGACTGACATCCACAAGCGCAGCCTCGCCAAGGGCATGAACGACAACACCATCGATCGCATCCCCGAGATCCAAGGCGAACTCCTCATGATCTGGGGCCTGCAAGACCCGCATATCCCCCGCGAAGGACGCGCCACGGTCTACAAAGCCATCGCCGACTCCGGCGCGCGCTTCACCTGGCACGAGTTCAACGGCGCCCACGCCTTCCTCCGCGACGAAGGCCCGCGCTACGACCCCGCCCTCGCCCGCGTTACCTTTGGCCTCGCACTGGAGCTGTTCGGCCGAAAACTTGGCGAGGGAGACGTGCGTGTCGATTAG
- a CDS encoding AraC family transcriptional regulator, translating into MALIHPPDLPHADYADSDYRLIYLQWTPWSAEDLPLVCHDDADLSLTQTAQALLREWRRQEEGWERMMDVLMERLEQLLRRAHAAQNRSAWEQAAQAAEDVMRRRYRESLTIAEIASKACLSPASLNRYFARVHGQTPMDYLWSIRIQHALALLHHTNLTLETVAGQCGFHSASHLSRHIKTNTGSSPGRLRGS; encoded by the coding sequence ATGGCGCTCATCCACCCTCCCGATCTTCCGCACGCTGACTATGCCGATTCCGATTATCGCTTGATCTACCTCCAATGGACTCCGTGGAGCGCGGAGGATCTGCCGCTCGTTTGCCATGACGACGCCGATCTTAGTCTGACGCAGACGGCGCAAGCCCTTCTGCGCGAGTGGCGTCGCCAGGAGGAAGGGTGGGAGCGGATGATGGACGTGCTGATGGAGCGGTTGGAGCAATTATTGCGCCGCGCTCACGCCGCGCAGAATCGTTCGGCATGGGAGCAGGCCGCGCAGGCGGCCGAGGACGTAATGCGCCGCCGCTACCGGGAGAGTCTGACGATCGCGGAGATCGCCTCGAAAGCGTGCCTTTCGCCCGCATCCCTCAACCGCTACTTTGCCCGCGTTCACGGGCAAACGCCGATGGATTATCTCTGGTCCATCCGTATTCAGCACGCGCTGGCGCTGCTGCACCATACGAATTTGACGCTGGAGACGGTGGCGGGGCAGTGCGGCTTTCACAGTGCAAGCCACTTGAGCCGGCATATCAAAACAAACACGGGGAGCAGTCCGGGCCGGTTGCGGGGAAGTTAG
- a CDS encoding TIM-barrel domain-containing protein — translation MQLFDFPSHGSIRRRSLPFALAAVTMAALASYPAPRPLAAEPLPVVSVQKQNNGVTLQLSQGALRLQVCTPRVIHVTYSADGKFPDQRVPAVIAHYTPTPFQMTTTGQSITLSTGQVQAQVDRKSGAVRFLDAKGAPILSEPSTGGKSLTPVTLAGPKPVESYKAHQEFTLPADEGIYGLGQHQDGYMDYRGSIVNLEQTYIADLAIPFLVSSRGYGLLWNNPAATTFSAGGSPGTSIPSAQLFSDDGKPGGLTGTYFKGENFDTQVAQRVDPNIDFLWTNDPPMGLPKEHYSVRWTGFLQAQQAGDYEIVTSTDDGARLWIDDKQVVDDWNARAVKSNVAKVHFDANSRHKIRFEYYQGGYDAVARLSWRLPAVSGLTTWDAKAADAIDYYFFYGPSLDHVLADYRQATGQAPMFGKWALGFWQCKERYQTQQEWLDIAHEYRTRQEPIDNIVQDWFYWDPSPWGSHRFDPKRYPDPAAAIATLHNDDHMHFMISVWGKFVPGTAEHPDANYDLMDSKGFLYPPGPGTTERYYDAFNPDARALYWSRMRDQIFDKGVDGWWLDAAEPEINGTSISEFPTAAGLGALVRNAWPLMHTTAVYQGQRAATDKKRVFILTRSGYTGQQRNSAAIWSSDITGTWDVYQHQIPAGLNIGLSGIPYWTTDIGGFFCNYPGGSANEEYRELFTRWFQYGAFCPIFRVHGTSTPKELWRFGPQYEPILVKYDNLRYRLMPYIYSQAWRVTNEGTLIMRPLVLDFPQDKTARESKDEFLFGPSILVSPVTQKGATTRDVYLPKGASWTDFWTGEKLGEGKTITAAAPIDTMPLSVKSGSILPMGPLVQYVAEKPADPIELRVYAGADGSFALYEDEGDNYNYEKGVHATIPFTWSDRKKTLTIGARQGSFPGMLAQRTFKIVWVRPGHGVGLGNGNEPADKIVTYSGKSVTVSAP, via the coding sequence ATGCAACTTTTTGATTTTCCCTCGCACGGATCGATAAGGCGGCGATCCCTGCCCTTCGCTCTCGCGGCGGTGACAATGGCGGCCCTCGCCTCCTACCCGGCTCCCCGGCCCCTCGCTGCGGAGCCGCTGCCGGTAGTTTCGGTACAGAAGCAAAACAACGGCGTGACGCTTCAGCTGAGCCAGGGCGCGCTGCGCCTGCAAGTCTGCACGCCGCGCGTCATCCATGTGACTTACAGCGCAGACGGCAAATTTCCCGATCAGCGCGTTCCCGCCGTCATCGCGCACTATACGCCGACGCCCTTCCAAATGACGACGACCGGGCAGTCGATTACCCTCTCAACGGGGCAGGTCCAGGCGCAGGTCGATCGCAAGAGCGGCGCTGTTCGGTTTTTGGACGCCAAAGGCGCGCCGATTCTGAGTGAACCAAGCACGGGCGGCAAGTCGCTGACGCCGGTGACGCTTGCCGGGCCAAAGCCTGTAGAATCGTACAAGGCGCATCAGGAGTTCACGCTGCCCGCCGATGAAGGCATTTACGGCCTGGGCCAGCATCAAGACGGATACATGGACTACCGAGGATCGATCGTCAACCTGGAGCAGACGTATATCGCGGACCTCGCCATTCCCTTTCTGGTCTCCAGCCGGGGCTATGGGCTCCTCTGGAACAACCCCGCCGCCACGACATTCTCCGCCGGCGGCTCTCCAGGAACGAGCATCCCCTCCGCACAATTGTTCTCCGACGACGGCAAGCCCGGCGGCCTGACCGGAACGTACTTCAAAGGCGAGAACTTCGACACGCAGGTCGCGCAGCGTGTCGATCCAAATATCGACTTCCTATGGACGAACGATCCGCCGATGGGACTGCCCAAGGAGCACTACAGCGTGCGCTGGACGGGATTTTTGCAGGCGCAGCAGGCCGGCGATTATGAGATCGTGACCTCGACCGATGACGGCGCGCGCCTCTGGATCGACGACAAGCAGGTGGTGGATGACTGGAACGCCCGGGCGGTCAAGAGCAATGTCGCCAAAGTGCATTTTGACGCCAACAGCCGCCACAAAATCCGCTTTGAATACTATCAAGGCGGATACGACGCCGTGGCGCGCCTGAGCTGGCGGCTGCCCGCTGTGAGCGGCCTGACGACCTGGGACGCCAAAGCCGCCGACGCCATCGATTACTACTTCTTCTATGGCCCCTCGCTGGATCATGTGCTGGCGGACTACCGCCAGGCGACGGGGCAGGCGCCGATGTTCGGCAAATGGGCGCTGGGCTTCTGGCAGTGCAAGGAGCGCTATCAAACGCAGCAGGAGTGGCTGGACATCGCGCACGAGTATCGGACACGCCAGGAGCCGATCGACAATATCGTTCAGGACTGGTTCTACTGGGACCCATCGCCGTGGGGATCACACCGGTTCGATCCGAAGCGTTATCCCGATCCGGCGGCCGCTATCGCGACGCTGCACAACGACGATCATATGCACTTCATGATTTCGGTCTGGGGAAAATTCGTGCCGGGGACCGCCGAGCATCCGGACGCCAATTACGATCTCATGGATTCCAAGGGCTTTCTCTATCCGCCCGGTCCGGGAACGACCGAGCGCTATTACGACGCCTTCAATCCCGACGCACGGGCGCTCTATTGGTCGCGAATGCGGGATCAGATCTTTGATAAGGGCGTGGATGGCTGGTGGCTGGACGCGGCGGAGCCGGAGATCAACGGGACATCAATCTCTGAGTTTCCCACCGCCGCCGGCCTCGGCGCGCTGGTGCGCAACGCCTGGCCGCTCATGCACACCACCGCCGTTTATCAGGGCCAGCGCGCCGCGACGGACAAAAAGCGCGTCTTCATCCTGACCCGCTCGGGTTACACCGGACAGCAGCGCAACTCGGCGGCGATCTGGTCCAGCGACATCACGGGAACTTGGGACGTTTACCAGCATCAGATTCCCGCCGGCCTGAACATCGGCCTCTCGGGCATTCCCTACTGGACCACCGACATCGGGGGCTTCTTCTGCAACTATCCCGGCGGCTCCGCGAACGAGGAGTACCGAGAGCTGTTTACGCGCTGGTTCCAATACGGCGCCTTCTGCCCGATCTTCCGGGTGCATGGCACCAGCACGCCGAAAGAGCTCTGGCGCTTCGGTCCACAGTACGAGCCCATCTTAGTCAAGTACGACAACCTGCGCTATCGGCTGATGCCCTACATTTACTCGCAGGCCTGGCGCGTCACGAACGAAGGAACGCTGATCATGCGGCCCCTCGTGCTGGACTTCCCGCAGGACAAAACCGCTCGGGAATCGAAGGATGAGTTCCTGTTCGGCCCATCGATCCTCGTTTCGCCCGTCACGCAAAAGGGCGCGACCACGCGCGACGTCTATCTGCCAAAAGGCGCCTCGTGGACCGACTTCTGGACCGGAGAGAAATTGGGGGAAGGCAAAACAATCACGGCCGCCGCGCCAATTGACACCATGCCGCTTTCCGTGAAGTCCGGCTCGATCCTGCCGATGGGGCCGCTGGTCCAGTATGTCGCGGAGAAACCCGCCGATCCCATCGAACTGCGCGTCTACGCTGGCGCCGATGGATCGTTCGCGCTCTACGAAGATGAAGGGGATAATTACAACTACGAAAAGGGCGTCCACGCCACGATTCCATTCACGTGGAGCGATCGCAAGAAGACGCTGACCATCGGCGCGCGCCAAGGATCGTTCCCCGGCATGCTCGCCCAGCGCACATTCAAGATTGTGTGGGTGCGTCCCGGTCACGGCGTCGGCCTGGGCAACGGTAACGAACCCGCCGACAAGATCGTGACTTATTCGGGCAAATCGGTCACCGTCTCCGCTCCGTAG
- a CDS encoding CDGSH iron-sulfur domain-containing protein, with the protein MAEVTIEVLKNGPLWVEPATAIALVDHEGNAIAIPEGRKGVALCRCGASVNKPFCDGTHSKIGFDAAEAAVKAEG; encoded by the coding sequence ATGGCAGAGGTTACGATTGAAGTTTTGAAAAATGGACCGCTTTGGGTCGAGCCGGCGACGGCCATCGCGCTCGTCGATCATGAGGGCAATGCGATCGCCATTCCGGAAGGCCGCAAAGGCGTCGCCCTTTGCCGCTGCGGCGCTTCGGTGAATAAGCCGTTCTGCGACGGAACGCACAGCAAAATCGGCTTCGACGCCGCCGAAGCGGCCGTTAAGGCTGAGGGATAA